One part of the Arabidopsis thaliana chromosome 4, partial sequence genome encodes these proteins:
- the GrxC5 gene encoding Glutaredoxin family protein translates to MAVTAFNTLKLVSSSLDPIPSVSCSSYSFSLIYVGSPYKRCLKQSCSVRAMTSSSSAASSSSSSFGSRMEESIRKTVTENTVVIYSKTWCSYCTEVKTLFKRLGVQPLVVELDQLGPQGPQLQKVLERLTGQHTVPNVFVCK, encoded by the exons ATGGCAGTCACAGCATTTAACACATTGAAACTTGTATCGTCGTCTCTAGATCCGATTCCTTCagtctcttgttcttcttattCCTTCTCTCTGATATATGTCGGATCTCCTTACAAGAGATGTCTAAAGCAGTCATGTTCTGTTCGAGCtatgacttcttcttcttcggctgcatcgtcttcttcttcgtccttTGGATCGAGAATGGAAGAGAGTATTAGGAAAACAGTGACTGAGAACACTGTCGTTATTTACTCCAAAACTTGGTGCTC ATACTGTACTGAAGTGAAGACATTGTTCAAGAGACTTGGGGTTCAGCCACTGGTTGTTGAATTGGATCAACTTG GTCCACAAGGGCCACAACTGCAGAAGGTACTGGAAAGACTTACTGGGCAACACACTGTTCCTAATGTTTTCGTATGTAAGTAG
- a CDS encoding LOW PSII ACCUMULATION-like protein (FUNCTIONS IN: molecular_function unknown; INVOLVED IN: biological_process unknown; LOCATED IN: chloroplast; EXPRESSED IN: 21 plant structures; EXPRESSED DURING: 13 growth stages; CONTAINS InterPro DOMAIN/s: Protein of unknown function DUF3493 (InterPro:IPR021883); BEST Arabidopsis thaliana protein match is: tetratricopeptide repeat (TPR)-containing protein (TAIR:AT1G02910.1); Has 30201 Blast hits to 17322 proteins in 780 species: Archae - 12; Bacteria - 1396; Metazoa - 17338; Fungi - 3422; Plants - 5037; Viruses - 0; Other Eukaryotes - 2996 (source: NCBI BLink).), with protein MSSSETGEVAENLARPMATLVSSQTYIYHCHISKQALYQAKESYSHRRISRHNHRERLDFSHRNHRLTITRKQQPLSFNTVCFAADEPSEISADARIRSEVLSPFRSVRMFFYLAFIASGSLGGLIATSRLIGALANPARSGEVLEIVKGLGVDIGAASLFAFLYFNENKTKNAQMARLSREENLGKLKMRVEENNKVISVGDLRGVARLVICAGPAEFIEEAFKRSKEYTQGLVERGVVVVAYATDGNSPVLEFDETDIADEEMSQRRKKLWRVTPVFVPEWEKWLNEQKKLANVSSDSPVYLSLRLDGRVRASGVGYPPWQAFVAQLPPVKGMWTGLLDGMDGRV; from the exons ATGTCATCTTCTGAAACAGGGGAAGTTGCAGAGAATCTAGCGAGACCAATGGCTACTCTGGTCTCGTCTCAAACTTACATCTACCATTGTCATATTAGTAAACAAGCTCTTTATCAGGCAAAAGAATCATACTCTCATCGTAGAATTTCCCGTCATAATCACAGAGAAAGACTCGATTTTTCTCATAGAAACCATAGATTGACAATAACTAGAAAGCAGCAACCTTTGTCTTTCAACACCGTGTGTTTTGCCGCAGACGAGCCCTCCGAAATCAG TGCTGATGCTAGAATCCGTAGTGAGGTTCTGTCTCCGTTCAGATCAGTCCGTATGTTCTTCTACCTCGCCTTTATAGCAAGCGGTTCATTAGGAGGACTAATAGCCACTTCTAGGCTCATAGGTGCCCTGGCGAATCCGGCTAGATCAGGTGAAGTTCTTGAGATCGTTAAGGGTTTGGGAGTTGACATTGGTGCTGCTTCTCTCTTTGCGTTCCTATACTTCAACGAAAACAAGACCAAGAACGCGCAAATGGCTAGGCTCTCGAGGGAAGAGAATCTTGGCAAACTCAAAATGAGAGTCGAAGAGAACAATAAGGTAATCTCCGTAGGTGATCTGAGAGGGGTTGCTAGGCTTGTGATCTGTGCTGGTCCTGCGGAGTTTATTGAAGAAGCGTTTAAGAGAAGTAAAGAGTATACACAAGGGCTCGTGGAGAGAGGTGTGGTTGTGGTGGCTTATGCTACGGATGGGAATTCACCGGTTTTGGAGTTTGATGAAACTGACATTGCGGATGAAGAAATGAGccagagaaggaagaaactgTGGCGGGTGACTCCGGTTTTTGTCCCGGAATGGGAAAA GTGGTTAAATGAGCAGAAGAAGCTTGCCAATGTTTCCTCAGACTCTCCAGT GTATTTGTCTCTGCGTTTGGATGGGCGTGTAAGGGCAAGTGGAGTGGGTTATCCTCCATGGCAAGCCTTCGTTGCACAGCTTCCTCCGGTTAAGGGAATGTGGACCGGTCTTCTTGACGGTATGGATGGTAGAGTGTAA
- the GrxC5 gene encoding Glutaredoxin family protein (Glutaredoxin family protein; FUNCTIONS IN: electron carrier activity, protein disulfide oxidoreductase activity; INVOLVED IN: cell redox homeostasis; LOCATED IN: chloroplast; CONTAINS InterPro DOMAIN/s: Thioredoxin fold (InterPro:IPR012335), Glutaredoxin (InterPro:IPR002109), Glutaredoxin subgroup (InterPro:IPR014025), Glutaredoxin, eukaryotic/virial (InterPro:IPR011899), Thioredoxin-like fold (InterPro:IPR012336); BEST Arabidopsis thaliana protein match is: Thioredoxin superfamily protein (TAIR:AT2G20270.1); Has 4412 Blast hits to 4405 proteins in 1169 species: Archae - 6; Bacteria - 1982; Metazoa - 422; Fungi - 333; Plants - 692; Viruses - 111; Other Eukaryotes - 866 (source: NCBI BLink).), with translation MAVTAFNTLKLVSSSLDPIPSVSCSSYSFSLIYVGSPYKRCLKQSCSVRAMTSSSSAASSSSSSFGSRMEESIRKTVTENTVVIYSKTWCSYCTEVKTLFKRLGVQPLVVELDQLGPQGPQLQKVLERLTGQHTVPNVFVCGKHIGGCTDTVKLNRKGDLELMLAEANGKNGQS, from the exons ATGGCAGTCACAGCATTTAACACATTGAAACTTGTATCGTCGTCTCTAGATCCGATTCCTTCagtctcttgttcttcttattCCTTCTCTCTGATATATGTCGGATCTCCTTACAAGAGATGTCTAAAGCAGTCATGTTCTGTTCGAGCtatgacttcttcttcttcggctgcatcgtcttcttcttcgtccttTGGATCGAGAATGGAAGAGAGTATTAGGAAAACAGTGACTGAGAACACTGTCGTTATTTACTCCAAAACTTGGTGCTC ATACTGTACTGAAGTGAAGACATTGTTCAAGAGACTTGGGGTTCAGCCACTGGTTGTTGAATTGGATCAACTTG GTCCACAAGGGCCACAACTGCAGAAGGTACTGGAAAGACTTACTGGGCAACACACTGTTCCTAATGTTTTCGTAT GTGGCAAGCACATTGGTGGCTGCACAG ATACAGTGAAGCTTAACAGGAAAGGAGATCTGGAACTGATGTTAGCTGAAGCCAACGGTAAAAACGGTCAGAGTTGA